Within Deltaproteobacteria bacterium HGW-Deltaproteobacteria-18, the genomic segment AAGTCGCATCCCCAGGCTGTGGGCCAGGGAGCGGATGTAGGTTCCCGCGGAACAGGTGACTCGAAAATCAAGACTCGGCAGCTCCATGGACATTAGCTGCGAATCGAAAATTGTTACATCCTTGACCTTGACCGGCACTTCCATGCCGGCCCTGTGCAGGGCGTACAGGGGCTTGCCCTGATGCTTGGCCGCCGAAACCGGAGGCACTTCCTGGCTTATGGTCCCCTTCCAGCCAAGTACTTCGGCCCGCACGGTCTCCTGGTCCAGGTGTTCCCAGGGCGCTTCGGCGAGAATCTTGCCCTCGGTGTCGTAGCTGTCCGTGGTCTGTCCCAGGATCAGACGGCCCCGGTAGGTCTTGCGGCCGTCGACCAGATAGCTGGCCAGTTTGGTGCCTTGCCCGAGCAGGACCACCAGTACGCCCGTAGCCATGGGGTCGAGGGTGCCGGCGTGGCCGATTTTTTTCTGCCCCAGGCGGCGCTTGATCTGGTTCAGGCAATCCGCGGACGTGGGACCTCCCGGTTTATGCAAAACCAGGACCCCGTCAAGTTGTTTCAGTGACGGTGCGCTCATGAGTTGGCCAACTCCTCGGTCACGGCCTGGAGCATCGTCGCCTTGGCTTGCTCCATGTCCATGAGCAGAGTCCCGCCGGCGGCGTTGCGATGGCCGCCCCCGCCGAAGCGGAAGGCTACGGCCTGCACGTTGACGCTGCTCTTGGAGCGCAGCGAAAATTTGATGCCATGCTCTTCCTCGCGCAGGCTGATGGCCACCAGCACCCCGTTCACATAAAGGACGGTGTTGACCAGCCCTTCGGTGTCCTCGGGGCCGGTGCCCGTCTGTTCGAAGAGTTCGCGAGTGAAGCAGATGAGGCTGATCTGTCCGTCCGCATGCAGACGGGCCCGTTGCAGAACGGTGCCGCGCATCTGCAGCTGGTTGAGCGTCCCGGTGGACTGCTTCTGTTCATGAAACGGGCCGGGCAAAAGCCCGAGGCGCAGGATTTCTGCCGCCATCTCCAGGGTTTCGGGGCGGGTGTTGTTGAAACAGAAGTCCCCGGTGTCGGAAATGAGCGCCAGATAGATATATTCTCCCAGCAGGCCCACCAGCGGGACACCGAGCTTTCGGGCCAGCATGCCGACCATCTCGCCCACCGATGACGCGCGCTGCTCGACCCAGTTCATGGTGCCGAACAGGGGGTTGCCCAGGTGGTGGTCGATGTTGAACACCTTCTTGGTCTTGAGCCACGGGGCGATGAGCTCTCCGGCCCGCTCGGCGCTGCCGCAGTCCAGGACGATGAGGTTGTCCGGCTCGTCCTCTGGCAACTGGGGCAGAATCTCGCGCTTGGGCGCGAGCCATTCGAAACGGCTGGGTATGCCGGATTCGTTGAACAGGACGACCTTCTTGCCAAGGGCATCAAGAAGTTCTCCCATGGCCAGCATGGAACCCAGGGCGTCGCCGTCTGGAGAAACGTGGGCGAGGACCAGAAAGTTGTCCGCGTCCCGCAGTTGTTCAGTTATCTGTTTCAGGAGGGGCATCGTACACCATGTCTTCGAGAAAGGTATCCCACTTGAAACGCAGGTCCGGGATTCCGCGCAGGTTGAGCTCCTTGCTCAGCCGGGAGCGCAGGAAACCCTTGGCGTGGTAGAGCGCCTTGGTGATCTCTGGCTCTGCCGTGCGTCCGCGTATGTGGGTGTAGAGGACCTCGGCGATGCTGAAATCCCGGTTCAAACGCACCCCGGTGATGGTGACAAGGGCCAGGTTCGGGTCCTCGGCTTCCTGAATCAGGAGAGAGGCCAGGACCTGCATGATCTGATCGCCCATCTGAATGGCGCGTCTCGAATTGCTTCTTTGCATAAAAAATCAGGCTCCAAATACGTCCATGTCGGCATGAACAAGCTCGTCGGCGGTGGAAGCTTCCACCATGGCCAGGACTTTGGACAGACGGCTGTGCACGTGCGCCGTGTCGTTGGAAACCGTGACCACACTGAGAACCAGGGCCTGATGTGAGTCCTGGGCTTCGGTTTCGGCCACAGCCACATTGAAGGTGTTGCGCAGCTTCTGCTTCAAGCTGTTGGCGCTTTTTCGTTTTTCCTTCAAGGAAAAAACGCCGTGCAGCCGGAATTCCAGGCGCAGGGTGCCGATGATCATGGTCGTGTACCGGTCGTGAATCCAACGTGCTGAAAAAATGAAAAGCATGGATTCCCGCCTGCGCGGGGATGACGCACAGGCCGTTCGCGTCACTTCCGTGTCATTCCCGCGCAGGCGGGAATCCATGCCTTTGTTCTCAGGTCGTGAGGATCACAGTTGATCCTCACGGCCGCCCGGG encodes:
- the truB gene encoding tRNA pseudouridine(55) synthase TruB translates to MSAPSLKQLDGVLVLHKPGGPTSADCLNQIKRRLGQKKIGHAGTLDPMATGVLVVLLGQGTKLASYLVDGRKTYRGRLILGQTTDSYDTEGKILAEAPWEHLDQETVRAEVLGWKGTISQEVPPVSAAKHQGKPLYALHRAGMEVPVKVKDVTIFDSQLMSMELPSLDFRVTCSAGTYIRSLAHSLGMRLGCGAVLSELEREASHPFTLAQAHDLEKVLESKDQLNELVLPMTQALPHWPKLVLSHEQAALVQNGAWLPTSLFPDYPAQEGDRALMLSADRAPLALMEASMRTGVLSWVILRGLWQA
- a CDS encoding bifunctional oligoribonuclease/PAP phosphatase NrnA, with translation MPLLKQITEQLRDADNFLVLAHVSPDGDALGSMLAMGELLDALGKKVVLFNESGIPSRFEWLAPKREILPQLPEDEPDNLIVLDCGSAERAGELIAPWLKTKKVFNIDHHLGNPLFGTMNWVEQRASSVGEMVGMLARKLGVPLVGLLGEYIYLALISDTGDFCFNNTRPETLEMAAEILRLGLLPGPFHEQKQSTGTLNQLQMRGTVLQRARLHADGQISLICFTRELFEQTGTGPEDTEGLVNTVLYVNGVLVAISLREEEHGIKFSLRSKSSVNVQAVAFRFGGGGHRNAAGGTLLMDMEQAKATMLQAVTEELANS
- the rbfA gene encoding ribosome-binding factor A, which translates into the protein MQRSNSRRAIQMGDQIMQVLASLLIQEAEDPNLALVTITGVRLNRDFSIAEVLYTHIRGRTAEPEITKALYHAKGFLRSRLSKELNLRGIPDLRFKWDTFLEDMVYDAPPETDN
- a CDS encoding DUF503 domain-containing protein yields the protein MIIGTLRLEFRLHGVFSLKEKRKSANSLKQKLRNTFNVAVAETEAQDSHQALVLSVVTVSNDTAHVHSRLSKVLAMVEASTADELVHADMDVFGA